One genomic region from Sphingomicrobium aestuariivivum encodes:
- a CDS encoding DUF302 domain-containing protein → MRLALLLTCALGLAGCDQQWSTPPEERPAGQEGETEVEASGKEVATFGNGVKTVASDASVEETVERLEAALEEGGFTTVAKLDHASNAASVELDMGPAVSIFFGKPEVGTHLMRVAPSAALDLPQRMAVYRDAEGVTQVSYNSPIWLASRHGIEAQDDRIETISGALEGLAMAAAGRGPDAATQKEDSE, encoded by the coding sequence ATGCGGCTCGCGCTTCTCCTGACATGCGCCCTCGGTCTTGCGGGGTGCGACCAGCAATGGTCGACGCCCCCCGAGGAGCGGCCGGCCGGGCAGGAGGGCGAAACCGAGGTCGAGGCCAGCGGCAAGGAAGTCGCGACCTTCGGCAACGGCGTGAAGACGGTGGCGAGCGATGCCAGCGTCGAGGAGACGGTCGAACGGCTGGAAGCCGCGCTCGAGGAGGGCGGCTTCACCACGGTCGCCAAGCTCGACCATGCCAGCAATGCGGCGAGCGTCGAACTCGACATGGGGCCGGCGGTGTCGATCTTCTTCGGCAAGCCCGAGGTCGGCACGCACCTGATGCGCGTGGCCCCATCGGCGGCTCTTGACCTGCCGCAGCGCATGGCGGTCTACCGGGACGCCGAAGGGGTGACGCAGGTCAGCTACAACAGCCCGATCTGGCTCGCCTCGCGCCACGGCATCGAGGCGCAGGACGACCGCATCGAGACGATTTCGGGGGCATTGGAAGGATTGGCGATGGCCGCGGCGGGCAGGGGACCCGACGCCGCCACGCAGAAGGAAGATAGCGAATAA